From Camelus dromedarius isolate mCamDro1 chromosome 12, mCamDro1.pat, whole genome shotgun sequence, the proteins below share one genomic window:
- the LOC105086684 gene encoding calcitonin receptor-stimulating peptide 2 has translation MGFWKLSPFLVLSILVLYQAGMFQAAPLRSDLESDFDPATLTEEEMCLLLAAMVKDYVQMKVSELDQETEDFSITAQKRSCDTATCVTHKIAGWLSRSGSVVKRNFVPNNVGSEAFGQDSRELQF, from the exons ATGGGGTTCTGGAAGTTATCCCCCTTCCTGGTCCTCAGCATCCTGGTCTTGTACCAGGCGGGCATGTTCCAAGCAGCACCACTCAG GTCAGACTTGGAGAGTGACTTTGATCCTGCTACACTCACCGAGGAGGAAATGTGCCTCCTACTGGCTGCCATGGTGAAGGATTACGTACAGATGAAGGTCAGTGAGCTGGACCAGGAGACAGAGGACTTCAG CATCACTGCCCAGAAGAGATCCTGCGACACTGCCACCTGTGTGACCCACAAGATAGCAGGCTGGCTGAGCAGATCTGGGAGCGTggttaagagaaactttgtgccTAACAATGTGGGCTCCGAAGCCTTTGGCCAGGATAGCAGGGAACTTCAGTTCTGA